One segment of Paraburkholderia sp. PREW-6R DNA contains the following:
- a CDS encoding DUF3830 family protein codes for MTRLRITSCGHTFIAETHPDAPQTVAAFLKLLPYRQKIIHVRWSGEGCWVPLGDFKLENDGAAVGFENHTSHPSVGDILFYPGGYSETEIILAYGACCFASKLGQLAGNHFLTIVEGKEKLRELGVKVLWEGAQDVLFEKT; via the coding sequence ATGACCCGACTCCGAATCACCTCCTGTGGCCACACGTTTATCGCCGAAACCCACCCGGACGCACCGCAAACCGTCGCGGCGTTCCTGAAGCTGCTGCCGTACCGACAGAAGATCATCCACGTGCGCTGGAGCGGCGAGGGCTGCTGGGTGCCGCTCGGCGACTTCAAGCTGGAAAATGACGGCGCGGCCGTCGGCTTCGAAAATCATACGAGTCATCCGTCGGTCGGCGACATCCTGTTCTATCCCGGCGGCTACAGCGAGACGGAAATCATTCTGGCGTACGGCGCCTGCTGTTTCGCGAGCAAGCTGGGGCAACTTGCCGGCAACCACTTCCTGACGATTGTCGAGGGCAAGGAGAAGCTGCGCGAGCTCGGCGTCAAGGTGCTGTGGGAAGGTGCGCAGGACGTGCTGTTCGAGAAGACCTGA
- a CDS encoding ABC transporter permease — translation MNIYAIRAIYKFEMARTWRTLMQSIIAPVISTSLYFVVFGAAIGSRIKEVDGISYGAFIVPGLIMLSLLSQSISNASFGIYFPRFTGTIYELLSAPVSYLEIVVSYVGAAATKSILLGLIILATAGLFVPLQIQHPFWMILFLVLTAVTFSLLGFIIGIWADSFEKLQLVPLLIITPLTFLGGSFYAVNMLPPFWKVITLFNPIVYLVSGFRWSFYGLADVDVKVSLGMTALFLAVFLLIVAWIFKTGYRLKS, via the coding sequence ATGAATATTTATGCAATTCGTGCGATCTACAAGTTCGAAATGGCACGTACATGGCGCACGCTGATGCAAAGCATCATTGCGCCGGTCATTTCCACTTCGCTTTACTTCGTCGTGTTCGGCGCGGCAATTGGCTCGCGTATCAAGGAAGTGGACGGCATCAGTTACGGTGCGTTCATCGTGCCGGGCCTGATCATGCTGTCGCTGCTCTCGCAAAGCATCTCGAATGCGTCGTTCGGCATTTATTTTCCGCGCTTTACGGGCACGATCTACGAGTTGCTGTCCGCGCCGGTGTCGTATCTGGAGATCGTGGTGAGCTATGTGGGCGCGGCCGCCACCAAGTCCATTCTTCTCGGGCTGATCATTCTCGCGACGGCCGGTCTGTTCGTGCCGTTGCAAATCCAGCACCCGTTCTGGATGATCCTGTTCCTTGTTCTGACGGCGGTCACGTTCAGCCTGCTCGGGTTCATCATCGGCATCTGGGCGGACAGCTTTGAGAAGCTGCAACTGGTGCCGCTCCTGATCATTACGCCGTTGACCTTTCTCGGCGGCAGCTTCTATGCAGTGAATATGCTGCCGCCATTCTGGAAGGTCATTACGCTGTTCAATCCGATCGTCTATCTGGTCAGCGGGTTTCGCTGGAGCTTCTATGGTCTCGCCGACGTGGACGTCAAGGTCAGTCTCGGCATGACTGCGCTGTTTCTCGCCGTGTTTCTGCTGATCGTCGCGTGGATCTTCAAGACAGGATACCGGCTCAAGAGCTAA
- a CDS encoding ABC transporter ATP-binding protein translates to MPPIVSVTNLSKTYATGFHALKNINLAIDRGEIFALLGPNGAGKTTLISIICGIVNASEGSVMVDGRDIAADYRGARSLIGLVPQELTTDSFETVWATVSFSRGLFGKPKDPAYIEKILRDLSLWEKRNSKIITLSGGMKRRVLIAKALSHEPRVLFLDEPTAGVDVELRRDMWRLVRSLAADGVTIILTTHYIDEAEQMADRIGVINAGEIMLVEEKTELMRKLGKKQLTLQLESPLAALPESLAGYGLAVAKGGNELTYTYEGEGGRTDIIALLKALDDAGIRFKDLHTTQSSLEDIFVSLLRGDQ, encoded by the coding sequence ATGCCGCCAATCGTCTCGGTCACGAACCTGTCGAAAACTTATGCCACGGGTTTTCATGCACTCAAGAACATCAATCTGGCGATCGACCGCGGGGAGATTTTTGCGTTGCTCGGGCCGAACGGCGCGGGCAAGACCACGCTCATCAGCATCATCTGCGGCATTGTCAATGCGAGCGAAGGCAGCGTCATGGTGGACGGCCGCGACATCGCCGCCGACTATCGCGGTGCGCGCTCGCTGATCGGTCTCGTGCCGCAGGAACTCACCACCGACTCATTCGAAACCGTTTGGGCGACCGTGTCGTTCAGTCGAGGACTGTTCGGCAAGCCGAAAGACCCGGCGTACATCGAGAAGATATTGCGTGACCTGTCGCTATGGGAAAAACGCAATAGCAAGATCATCACGCTGTCGGGCGGCATGAAGCGGCGGGTGCTGATCGCGAAGGCGCTTTCGCATGAGCCGCGCGTGCTGTTTCTCGACGAACCCACTGCCGGCGTGGACGTGGAGTTGCGCCGCGATATGTGGAGGCTGGTGCGCTCGCTGGCGGCGGACGGCGTGACGATCATTCTCACCACGCATTACATCGACGAGGCCGAACAAATGGCGGACCGCATCGGCGTGATCAACGCGGGCGAGATCATGCTCGTCGAAGAGAAAACGGAATTGATGCGCAAGCTCGGTAAAAAGCAGTTAACGCTGCAACTGGAAAGCCCGCTTGCCGCGCTTCCGGAGTCGCTCGCGGGCTACGGGCTGGCCGTCGCCAAAGGCGGCAACGAACTGACCTATACCTACGAGGGCGAAGGCGGCCGCACCGACATTATCGCGCTGCTCAAGGCGCTCGACGACGCCGGCATCCGTTTCAAGGACCTGCATACAACGCAAAGCTCGCTCGAGGATATTTTCGTCAGCCTGCTCCGAGGTGACCAATGA
- a CDS encoding response regulator: MSDATANLILNVDDNEGARYAKTRILSRAGFVVIEAGNGTDAIECARISQPDLVLLDVNLPDLDGFEVCRRIKAAPETSGALVLHTSARAVDSTDRVRGLDGGADSYLTEPIEPAELIAQVRALLRVRRAEGALRESEERFRQMAENIDDVFWMLDPATSQLLYVSPAYSRLWGDEAEAPVPGPRHWCGHIDAQYEAVAADAYRALAEGVPYEIEYRIVRPNGETRWAVERAFPVRDARGQIYRLAGIVNDISERKATEMVLRDADRRKDEFLAMLAHELRNPLAPIRNAVELLDPSRSPSQDSFEAMRAVIGRQVKHLSRLVDDLLDVARITQGKITLRQEIVELAAAVEAAIETAQPTLSKKGHTLKTELPEEPLYVVGDGVRIAQVLGNVLSNAAKYTPQGGEIVIRVGQQQDDVQISVRDNGVGIAAESIPHIFDLFVQSESSLERSDGGLGIGLPLARTLVRLHGGEIEAYSAGPAQGSEFVVRLPLTRLAHPGEPVASAPVTAGHNAVSALRLLLVDDSTDAAMAMSLVLEADGYDVRVAHEATSALELAAQFEPEIVLLDLGLPGMDGFELAREMRKRESTAGALLIAVTGYGQASDRERSREAGFDHHLVKPVASEEIQQVIAARFPAFQR, encoded by the coding sequence ATGAGCGACGCGACTGCAAATCTCATTCTGAACGTCGACGACAACGAAGGCGCGCGTTATGCAAAGACGCGCATTCTGTCGCGTGCGGGCTTTGTGGTGATTGAAGCCGGCAACGGCACCGACGCGATCGAGTGCGCACGCATCTCGCAGCCCGACCTGGTTCTGCTCGACGTCAACCTTCCCGATCTCGACGGTTTCGAAGTTTGCCGCCGCATCAAGGCCGCCCCTGAAACTTCCGGCGCGCTGGTGTTGCACACCTCCGCGCGAGCGGTGGACAGCACGGATCGCGTCCGCGGTCTCGACGGTGGCGCGGACAGTTACCTCACCGAGCCGATCGAGCCGGCCGAATTGATTGCACAGGTGCGCGCGCTGCTGCGCGTGCGCCGCGCAGAAGGCGCATTGCGCGAAAGCGAAGAGCGCTTTCGCCAGATGGCCGAGAACATCGACGACGTGTTCTGGATGCTCGATCCCGCCACATCGCAACTGTTGTACGTGAGCCCGGCATACAGCCGGCTGTGGGGCGATGAAGCCGAGGCGCCGGTTCCGGGGCCGCGGCACTGGTGCGGGCATATCGATGCGCAGTACGAAGCCGTGGCGGCCGACGCGTACCGCGCGCTTGCCGAGGGCGTACCGTACGAGATCGAATATCGGATCGTGCGGCCGAACGGAGAAACACGCTGGGCCGTGGAGCGCGCATTTCCGGTACGCGACGCGCGTGGGCAGATCTATCGGCTGGCCGGCATCGTCAATGACATCTCCGAGCGCAAGGCGACGGAGATGGTGCTGCGCGACGCGGACCGGCGCAAGGACGAGTTTCTCGCGATGCTCGCGCATGAGTTGCGCAATCCGCTCGCGCCGATTCGCAACGCGGTCGAACTGCTCGACCCGAGCCGTTCGCCTTCACAGGATAGCTTTGAAGCGATGCGTGCAGTTATCGGACGTCAGGTCAAGCATCTTAGCCGGCTCGTCGACGATCTGCTGGACGTCGCGCGTATCACGCAGGGCAAGATCACGTTGCGCCAGGAAATCGTCGAACTCGCTGCGGCGGTCGAGGCGGCCATCGAGACCGCGCAGCCCACGCTCAGCAAGAAGGGCCATACGCTGAAGACCGAGTTACCGGAAGAACCGCTGTACGTCGTCGGCGACGGCGTGCGGATCGCGCAGGTGTTGGGCAACGTTTTGTCGAATGCCGCGAAGTACACGCCGCAAGGCGGCGAGATCGTGATTCGGGTCGGGCAGCAGCAGGACGATGTGCAGATCAGTGTGCGCGATAACGGCGTCGGCATTGCCGCCGAGAGCATCCCGCATATCTTCGATCTGTTCGTGCAGTCGGAGAGTTCGCTCGAACGTTCCGACGGCGGCCTCGGCATCGGGCTGCCGCTCGCTCGCACGCTGGTGCGGTTGCACGGTGGCGAGATTGAAGCCTATTCCGCGGGTCCGGCGCAGGGCAGTGAATTCGTCGTGCGTCTGCCGCTCACACGGCTCGCGCATCCGGGCGAGCCAGTGGCGAGCGCGCCAGTGACGGCCGGGCACAACGCGGTTTCCGCGCTGCGCCTGCTGCTCGTGGACGACAGCACGGACGCCGCGATGGCCATGTCGCTCGTACTTGAGGCCGACGGCTACGACGTGCGCGTGGCGCATGAAGCGACGAGCGCTCTCGAGCTTGCCGCGCAGTTCGAGCCCGAAATCGTTCTGCTCGATCTCGGGCTGCCCGGCATGGACGGCTTCGAGCTAGCCCGCGAAATGCGCAAGCGGGAGTCCACGGCTGGCGCTTTGCTGATCGCGGTGACAGGTTATGGCCAGGCAAGCGACCGCGAGCGCTCACGCGAAGCGGGCTTCGATCATCACCTCGTGAAGCCGGTGGCCTCCGAAGAAATACAACAGGTGATCGCGGCGCGGTTCCCGGCTTTTCAGCGTTAA
- a CDS encoding sensor histidine kinase codes for MAEILHVLQIDSELAVVATRRRAREVSEAIGFAAQDQTRIATSALEVARMMLSATRVGRAEFLLDETGRPQSLMIRFVSPSTGLEKITGAAAHAERANSAADVPGAPGPMGILAAQRLMDACSFEDAPGGAVLTLTKRLPEKAPRVAASGVVAAVRPKAVAVNAQTPFEELQRQNRELVMALAHLQERQEELMRLTRELEDTNRGVVALYAELDERAVHLRRADEAKSRFLSNMSHEFRSPLYSIRALSKLLIDRVDGDLTDEQAKQVRFIRKAAEELSETVDDLLDIAKIEAGKVDLRPAEFEVANLFSALRGMLRPLLPASGVDLVFEACDDIPPVYTDEGKVSQILRNFISNALKFTEQGEVRVRARYEPAEKRLTFAVIDTGIGIAPEHQQIVFEEFEQVANRLQTQVKGTGLGLPLCSQLCKLLGGTLGLESELGKGSTFTATIPAYLPHVPDVERIAGAPARDMAGTSGNARNLAGTEGESATGASNTGNV; via the coding sequence ATGGCCGAAATTCTTCACGTTCTTCAGATCGACAGCGAACTCGCGGTGGTCGCCACACGGCGGCGCGCGCGCGAGGTCAGCGAAGCGATCGGTTTTGCCGCGCAGGACCAGACGCGCATCGCGACTTCGGCGCTCGAAGTCGCGCGCATGATGCTCAGCGCCACGCGTGTGGGCCGCGCCGAGTTCCTGCTCGACGAGACCGGCCGCCCGCAGAGCCTGATGATCCGTTTTGTCTCGCCTTCCACGGGCCTCGAGAAGATCACCGGTGCGGCCGCCCATGCCGAGCGCGCAAACAGCGCGGCAGACGTGCCCGGCGCGCCGGGTCCAATGGGCATTCTCGCGGCGCAGCGCCTGATGGACGCGTGCTCGTTCGAAGATGCGCCCGGCGGCGCCGTGCTCACGTTGACCAAACGTCTGCCCGAAAAGGCGCCGCGCGTTGCGGCTTCGGGTGTGGTCGCGGCGGTGCGGCCGAAAGCGGTAGCCGTCAACGCGCAGACGCCCTTCGAGGAATTGCAGCGGCAGAACCGCGAACTGGTGATGGCGCTCGCGCATCTGCAGGAGCGTCAGGAAGAGTTGATGCGGCTCACGCGCGAGCTCGAGGACACGAATCGCGGCGTGGTCGCGCTCTATGCCGAACTCGACGAACGGGCCGTGCATCTGCGTCGAGCGGATGAGGCAAAGTCGCGGTTTCTGTCGAACATGTCGCACGAATTCCGTTCGCCGCTGTATTCGATCCGTGCGCTCTCTAAGCTGCTGATCGACCGCGTGGACGGCGATCTGACCGACGAGCAGGCAAAGCAGGTGCGCTTTATCCGCAAGGCCGCAGAGGAGCTTTCCGAGACGGTCGACGATCTGCTCGACATCGCGAAGATCGAGGCCGGCAAGGTTGATTTGCGGCCCGCGGAATTCGAGGTCGCGAATCTCTTTTCGGCGTTGCGCGGCATGCTGCGTCCGCTCCTGCCCGCAAGCGGCGTCGACCTCGTGTTCGAAGCGTGCGACGACATTCCGCCGGTCTATACCGACGAAGGCAAAGTCTCGCAGATCCTGCGCAATTTCATATCCAATGCACTCAAGTTCACTGAGCAGGGCGAGGTGCGCGTGCGCGCGCGCTATGAGCCTGCCGAAAAGCGCCTGACCTTTGCCGTGATCGACACCGGCATCGGTATTGCGCCTGAACATCAGCAGATCGTGTTCGAGGAGTTCGAGCAGGTGGCCAATCGTCTGCAGACCCAGGTAAAAGGCACTGGACTCGGATTGCCGTTGTGTAGCCAGTTGTGCAAGCTGCTGGGCGGCACGCTCGGACTCGAAAGCGAACTCGGCAAGGGTTCCACGTTCACGGCGACCATTCCCGCCTATCTGCCGCACGTGCCCGACGTCGAGCGCATTGCGGGCGCACCGGCTCGCGATATGGCCGGCACGTCGGGCAACGCGCGCAATCTCGCCGGCACGGAGGGCGAGTCCGCAACCGGTGCCAGCAACACGGGCAACGTATGA
- a CDS encoding ATP-binding SpoIIE family protein phosphatase, whose product MEAVLKGSTSTQQRFEIGDPSQVSFARRGIGDLSVSLGFDETVSGRLAIIVTECATNQLKYAQRGELLVRSLREVVPPGVERVAREGIELLAIDSGPGIADLHASFVDGYTTAGSSGNGLGAIQRLADELDVWSAPGLGTALRAVVWGHGAAPFSTTGDAGSTARASGTIEFGAINLPLQGEFVCGDAWSCCYEDDGFLVMVADGLGHGPLANTAAVAATDAFGRLGPSTVEQIVTASHDALRGTRGAAVGVARIPLATEHAARAVARFCGIGNIAASVWSPVSHKHLVSHAGIVGHQMHKAQAFEVEWPADALLILHSDGLATRWDLSRYPGLALRHPSLIAATLYRDFARGRDDITVFVARARDAERR is encoded by the coding sequence ATGGAAGCCGTTCTGAAAGGGTCAACTTCGACCCAGCAACGTTTTGAAATCGGCGATCCAAGCCAGGTGTCGTTCGCGCGACGCGGCATCGGCGATCTGTCAGTCAGCCTGGGTTTCGACGAGACCGTGAGCGGGCGGCTCGCCATCATCGTCACCGAGTGCGCGACTAATCAGCTCAAATACGCACAGCGCGGCGAACTGCTCGTACGTTCGTTGCGCGAGGTCGTGCCGCCCGGCGTGGAAAGAGTTGCACGGGAAGGGATCGAATTACTCGCGATCGACAGCGGTCCGGGCATTGCCGATCTGCATGCATCATTTGTCGACGGCTATACGACGGCCGGCAGTTCGGGCAATGGCCTCGGCGCGATCCAGCGGCTCGCCGACGAACTCGACGTCTGGAGTGCGCCGGGCCTTGGCACCGCGTTGCGCGCGGTGGTGTGGGGTCATGGCGCGGCGCCATTTTCGACGACTGGCGACGCCGGCTCGACTGCCCGCGCGAGCGGGACAATCGAATTCGGCGCGATCAATCTGCCGCTGCAAGGCGAGTTCGTGTGCGGCGACGCGTGGTCGTGCTGCTATGAAGACGACGGCTTCCTGGTGATGGTTGCCGACGGCCTCGGCCATGGCCCGCTGGCAAACACGGCGGCGGTCGCCGCAACCGACGCGTTTGGCCGGCTCGGGCCGTCCACGGTCGAACAGATTGTCACCGCTTCGCACGACGCACTGCGCGGCACGCGCGGCGCCGCAGTCGGCGTCGCGCGCATTCCGCTCGCCACGGAACACGCTGCGCGCGCAGTCGCGCGTTTCTGCGGCATCGGCAACATTGCCGCGAGCGTATGGAGTCCGGTGTCGCATAAACATCTGGTCTCGCATGCGGGGATCGTCGGTCATCAGATGCACAAGGCGCAGGCATTTGAGGTCGAATGGCCCGCCGACGCTTTGCTGATTCTGCATTCGGACGGGCTCGCCACGCGCTGGGACTTGAGCCGTTACCCTGGACTTGCGCTGCGCCACCCGTCATTAATCGCTGCCACGCTGTATCGAGACTTCGCGCGCGGGCGCGATGACATCACCGTGTTCGTTGCGCGTGCTCGCGACGCGGAGCGGCGCTGA
- a CDS encoding anti-sigma regulatory factor, whose product MTSHYSQAGAEDHTSDEVLPIRSDEQIVRLRRWVREKAVALGLSLIDQTKFVTAASELARNTLIYGGGGDAHCFTLRRNGRTGLRLEFIDNGPGIADINKALTDGYTSGNGLGLGLGGAKRLCDEFEIRSAPGEGTHISITKWKPF is encoded by the coding sequence ATGACGAGTCATTATTCCCAGGCTGGCGCCGAAGACCATACATCGGATGAAGTGTTGCCGATCCGCTCGGATGAGCAGATCGTGCGATTACGCCGTTGGGTCCGCGAAAAGGCGGTCGCGCTCGGCCTGTCACTGATCGACCAGACCAAGTTCGTCACTGCGGCGAGCGAACTGGCCCGCAATACATTGATATACGGTGGGGGCGGCGACGCCCACTGCTTCACCTTGCGTCGCAACGGGCGCACCGGTCTGCGGCTCGAATTCATCGACAACGGCCCGGGAATTGCTGACATCAACAAAGCGCTCACCGACGGTTACACCAGCGGCAACGGTCTCGGCCTCGGTTTGGGCGGCGCAAAACGGCTGTGCGACGAGTTCGAGATCCGCTCGGCGCCAGGTGAGGGCACACATATATCAATCACCAAATGGAAGCCGTTCTGA
- a CDS encoding STAS domain-containing protein: MERIPILRMGRFLLVTIQVDMHDRLAMTLQDDLTSRIVKDRAKGVLIDISSLDVVDSFIGRMIGDTAAMARVLDAETVVVGMQPSVAITLVELGLALPGVRTALNVEKGMALLTGSAEF; the protein is encoded by the coding sequence ATGGAACGCATTCCAATTCTGCGGATGGGCAGGTTTCTGCTCGTGACCATTCAGGTCGACATGCATGACCGTCTGGCCATGACCCTGCAGGACGATCTGACGAGCCGCATCGTCAAAGACCGCGCCAAAGGCGTGCTGATCGATATTTCTTCACTCGACGTGGTGGACTCTTTTATCGGCCGGATGATCGGCGACACGGCCGCCATGGCTCGCGTGCTCGACGCGGAAACGGTCGTAGTCGGCATGCAGCCGTCCGTGGCGATCACGCTAGTCGAACTCGGACTCGCATTGCCCGGCGTGCGCACTGCGCTCAACGTCGAGAAGGGCATGGCGTTGCTGACTGGCTCGGCCGAATTTTGA
- a CDS encoding STAS domain-containing protein — translation METLGGTRLAQLFNERQSELLGDWVAQQYAIASRRGGVTEAQLRNQFVQFVSLSCAALNASDRVDFQTSTWDEVRGFLAEVTTQRARQGFSPVETATFVFSFKGPLFTRLRAELEDDSARLAELTWTVSTLFDAMGLYTTEVYQTSREQVIVRQQQELLELSTPVVQLWEGILALPLIGTLDSARTQVVMESLLQKIVETGAAIAIIDITGVPTVDTLVAQHLLKTVAAARLMGADCIISGIRPQIAQTIVHLGVNLSNVITKATLADAFVIALQRTGKPVLGGALRGDAQGAGGASQANSLAGN, via the coding sequence ATGGAAACGCTCGGCGGAACGCGTCTCGCCCAACTCTTCAACGAACGGCAAAGCGAATTGCTCGGCGATTGGGTCGCCCAGCAATATGCCATTGCGTCCCGTCGCGGCGGCGTTACCGAGGCGCAATTGCGCAACCAGTTCGTGCAGTTCGTGTCGCTTTCCTGCGCGGCGCTCAATGCGTCGGACCGTGTGGATTTTCAAACGTCGACGTGGGACGAAGTGCGCGGCTTTCTCGCGGAAGTCACCACGCAGCGGGCGCGCCAGGGCTTCTCTCCGGTTGAAACGGCGACGTTCGTGTTCTCGTTCAAAGGGCCGCTGTTCACCCGTTTGCGCGCCGAGCTGGAAGACGATTCCGCGCGCCTCGCCGAACTGACATGGACCGTCAGCACGTTGTTCGACGCGATGGGTCTGTACACCACCGAGGTTTACCAGACGAGCCGCGAACAGGTCATCGTGCGCCAGCAGCAGGAATTGCTCGAATTGTCCACGCCGGTCGTCCAGTTGTGGGAGGGCATTCTTGCACTGCCGTTGATCGGCACGCTTGATTCGGCGCGCACGCAGGTCGTGATGGAAAGTCTTCTGCAGAAAATTGTAGAAACGGGCGCGGCGATTGCGATTATCGACATTACCGGTGTGCCGACGGTCGACACGCTCGTCGCCCAGCATTTGCTTAAAACCGTCGCAGCGGCGCGGCTGATGGGCGCGGACTGCATCATCAGCGGCATCCGTCCGCAGATCGCGCAGACCATCGTCCACCTCGGCGTCAATCTGTCGAACGTCATTACCAAGGCGACCCTCGCAGACGCGTTCGTCATTGCGCTGCAGCGCACCGGCAAGCCCGTGCTCGGCGGCGCGCTGCGCGGCGACGCGCAAGGCGCAGGTGGCGCATCGCAGGCCAATTCGCTCGCCGGCAATTGA
- a CDS encoding tannase/feruloyl esterase family alpha/beta hydrolase — MLLLLHVQSATAAPKEPPLALRCAEFAGAVLPAELIALPTAGAVIDSAAMVGATAPGNQQGGEYCRITGRIKALKTTTPDIRFDLNLPRRWNGRALQIGGGGYNGVVVSGTGVMPFSPNRAPLAQGYATFGDDSGHVGDSSVAVFGLVDDAVTNFGYAHLKKTHDVVLALIARAYGRPPQRMYFAGGSTGGREGYTVMQRYPDDYDGVIANSPALNFSGVRLIGVKIGQAEYATPGGYIPPLLLERVYQRTLAVCDRLDGAADGIISDVEACRDHEPEIIDSLRCEGRVPSHDQCLSDTQLATLMLMRNGLTLPYRLAWDVTGYRGYNVFQGTHLTGLLGLAHQPERPTLPTFFANGYLFSQGDGYIRYFVTRDANFDSFRFDPEHPGIYRAQLIGLSQTIGSMNPDLSRFIAKGGKLITLQGLADEVISPNQTIAYYQSLIDRFGVQQVNGFMRLYMVPGFQHGSGVFIPSVDLLDVLDNWVTRGASPETLTATDISPATNGRSRPLCRYPMFPRYSGKGNVNQASSFVCAEP, encoded by the coding sequence ATGCTTCTGCTGCTGCACGTTCAGTCGGCAACAGCCGCGCCGAAAGAGCCTCCTTTGGCATTGCGCTGCGCCGAATTTGCGGGCGCGGTGCTGCCCGCAGAACTCATTGCTTTGCCTACTGCCGGTGCGGTGATCGACAGCGCGGCCATGGTGGGCGCTACCGCGCCAGGCAATCAGCAAGGGGGCGAATACTGCCGTATAACCGGGCGTATCAAGGCACTCAAGACCACCACGCCGGATATCCGCTTCGACCTGAATCTGCCGCGCCGCTGGAACGGGCGCGCTTTGCAGATCGGCGGCGGTGGCTACAACGGCGTCGTGGTGAGCGGCACGGGCGTTATGCCTTTCTCGCCGAATCGCGCGCCGCTTGCGCAAGGCTATGCGACTTTCGGCGACGACTCCGGGCATGTAGGGGATTCGTCGGTTGCGGTGTTCGGTCTCGTCGACGATGCCGTCACCAACTTTGGTTACGCGCATCTGAAGAAAACACATGACGTGGTGCTTGCGTTGATTGCGCGCGCGTATGGAAGGCCGCCGCAGCGGATGTATTTCGCCGGCGGTTCGACGGGCGGGCGCGAAGGCTACACCGTCATGCAACGTTACCCGGATGACTACGACGGCGTCATCGCCAATTCTCCTGCACTCAATTTTTCTGGCGTTCGTCTGATCGGCGTAAAGATCGGGCAGGCGGAATACGCGACGCCGGGCGGCTACATTCCCCCTCTGTTACTCGAACGCGTGTATCAACGGACGCTCGCCGTATGCGACCGTCTCGACGGTGCAGCGGACGGCATTATCAGCGACGTCGAAGCGTGTCGCGATCATGAACCGGAGATCATCGACTCGTTGCGCTGCGAGGGTCGCGTGCCGTCACACGACCAATGCCTGTCGGACACGCAACTCGCCACGCTCATGTTGATGCGCAATGGCCTGACGTTGCCGTACCGACTTGCGTGGGACGTCACCGGCTATCGCGGCTACAACGTTTTTCAGGGCACCCATCTCACCGGCCTGCTCGGCCTTGCGCATCAGCCGGAACGGCCGACGCTGCCAACGTTCTTCGCCAACGGTTATCTGTTTTCGCAAGGCGACGGCTATATCCGGTACTTCGTGACGCGCGACGCGAACTTCGATTCATTCCGTTTCGACCCGGAACATCCGGGCATTTATCGCGCGCAACTCATCGGGCTTTCGCAGACGATCGGTTCGATGAATCCGGACCTCTCGCGCTTCATCGCAAAGGGCGGCAAGCTCATTACGCTGCAAGGACTTGCTGACGAAGTCATCAGCCCGAATCAGACGATCGCTTATTACCAGTCGTTGATTGATCGTTTTGGCGTGCAACAGGTCAACGGCTTCATGCGGCTTTATATGGTGCCTGGATTTCAGCACGGCAGCGGCGTGTTCATCCCGTCAGTGGACTTGCTGGACGTGCTCGACAACTGGGTGACGCGCGGAGCATCGCCTGAAACGCTGACGGCTACCGATATTTCGCCGGCGACCAATGGTCGCTCGCGACCGCTCTGCCGGTACCCCATGTTTCCGCGTTATAGCGGCAAAGGCAATGTTAATCAGGCAAGCAGTTTTGTTTGCGCAGAACCGTGA